A single genomic interval of Mycolicibacterium sp. MU0053 harbors:
- a CDS encoding FdhF/YdeP family oxidoreductase, producing the protein MTLPKHSHLDARADLNEADVVISGREGEAAGVKAVLVSLQRAWKQMGLARTAATLFRLNQRHGFDCPGCAWPEEPGGRKLAEFCENGAKAVAEEATKRTLDPEFFARHSVADLADRPEYWLSQQGRITHPMVLRPGDTHYRPITWDESYRVIADHLNALDHPDQAVFYTSGRTSNEAAFLYQLLVRSFGTNNLPDCSNMCHESSGTALTESIGIGKGSVSVLDLEHADCILIAGQNPGTNHPRMLSVLEKAKANGAKIIAVNPLPEAGLMRFKDPQKVHGVVGHGVSIADEFVQIRLGGDMALFAGLGRLLLEADEKAGAASSVLDREFIDAHCAGFDEYAAQTRAVDLDTVTEATGVPRAQLERVAQMLIDSERTVFCWAMGLTQHRHAVATIGEATNVLLMRGMIGKPGAGVCPVRGHSNVQGDRTMGIWERMPAAFHDALDARFGITTPRKDGFDTVDAIRAMRDKRAKTFIGMGGNFVSASPDTEVTEAALRGCELTVQISTKLNRSHVVHGRTALILPTLGRTDRDIQLSGKQLVSVEDSMSVVHLSQGRLRPAGDELRSEVAIVCQLARTVLGADHPVPWESFIANYDVIRDAIADVVPGCADYNTKVRQPDGFQLPHPPRDSREFHTATGKANFSVNPLEWVPVPPGRLVLQTLRSHDQYNTTIYGLDDRYRGVKGGRRVVFVNPTDIAALGIHDGARVDLVSEFTGADGTMQERHAKDFLVVPFSTPVGNAAAYYPETNPLVPLDHTAAKSNTPVSKAVVIRLEPAAGTSWDG; encoded by the coding sequence ATGACGCTGCCGAAACACTCCCACCTCGATGCCCGAGCCGACCTCAACGAGGCCGACGTTGTCATCTCCGGGCGCGAGGGCGAGGCCGCCGGCGTCAAGGCGGTGCTGGTGTCCCTGCAGCGGGCCTGGAAGCAGATGGGGCTGGCGCGGACGGCCGCGACGCTGTTCCGACTCAACCAACGCCACGGCTTCGACTGCCCCGGCTGCGCCTGGCCCGAAGAACCCGGTGGCCGCAAGCTCGCCGAGTTCTGCGAGAACGGCGCGAAGGCCGTCGCCGAGGAAGCCACCAAGCGCACCCTCGACCCCGAGTTCTTCGCCCGGCACTCGGTGGCCGACCTGGCCGACCGGCCCGAGTACTGGCTGTCCCAGCAGGGCCGGATCACCCATCCGATGGTGTTGCGGCCCGGCGATACGCATTACCGACCCATCACCTGGGACGAGTCCTACCGCGTGATCGCCGACCACCTCAACGCCCTCGACCACCCGGATCAGGCGGTGTTCTACACCTCCGGTCGCACCAGCAACGAGGCCGCGTTCCTCTATCAATTGTTGGTGCGCAGCTTCGGCACCAACAACCTGCCGGATTGTTCGAACATGTGTCACGAGTCCTCCGGGACGGCCCTGACCGAATCGATCGGGATCGGCAAGGGTTCGGTGAGCGTGCTCGACCTCGAGCACGCCGACTGCATCCTGATCGCCGGCCAGAACCCCGGCACCAACCATCCGCGCATGCTGTCCGTGCTGGAGAAGGCAAAAGCCAACGGCGCCAAGATCATTGCGGTGAACCCGCTGCCGGAGGCGGGACTGATGCGGTTCAAGGACCCGCAGAAGGTCCACGGGGTCGTCGGGCACGGAGTGTCGATCGCCGACGAGTTCGTGCAGATCCGCCTCGGCGGCGACATGGCGCTGTTCGCCGGGCTGGGCCGGCTGCTGCTCGAAGCCGACGAAAAGGCCGGCGCCGCCTCCAGTGTCCTGGACCGCGAGTTCATCGACGCCCACTGCGCGGGCTTCGACGAGTACGCGGCCCAGACCCGGGCCGTGGACCTCGACACGGTCACCGAGGCCACCGGGGTACCGCGCGCGCAGTTGGAACGCGTCGCCCAGATGCTGATCGACTCCGAGCGCACCGTGTTCTGCTGGGCCATGGGTCTCACGCAGCATCGGCATGCGGTGGCCACCATCGGCGAGGCCACCAACGTGCTGCTGATGCGCGGCATGATCGGTAAGCCCGGCGCCGGGGTCTGTCCGGTCCGCGGACATTCCAACGTCCAAGGCGACCGGACGATGGGCATCTGGGAACGGATGCCCGCGGCGTTCCACGACGCACTCGACGCCCGGTTCGGCATCACCACACCGCGCAAGGACGGCTTCGACACCGTCGATGCCATCCGCGCGATGCGCGACAAGCGCGCCAAGACGTTCATCGGGATGGGCGGCAACTTCGTCTCCGCCAGCCCCGACACCGAGGTCACCGAGGCCGCCCTGCGCGGGTGCGAGTTGACCGTGCAGATCTCCACCAAGCTCAACCGCAGCCACGTGGTCCACGGCCGCACCGCGCTGATTCTGCCCACCCTGGGCCGCACCGACCGCGATATTCAGCTGAGCGGCAAACAGCTGGTCTCCGTGGAGGATTCGATGTCCGTGGTGCACCTGTCCCAGGGTCGCCTGCGCCCGGCCGGCGACGAACTGCGCAGCGAGGTGGCCATCGTCTGCCAGCTGGCCCGCACGGTGCTGGGCGCTGACCATCCCGTGCCGTGGGAATCGTTCATCGCCAACTACGACGTGATCCGCGACGCCATCGCCGACGTGGTGCCCGGCTGCGCCGACTACAACACCAAGGTCCGCCAACCCGACGGTTTCCAGCTCCCCCACCCACCGCGGGACTCCCGCGAATTCCACACCGCCACAGGAAAAGCCAACTTCTCGGTGAATCCACTCGAATGGGTGCCCGTCCCGCCGGGACGGCTGGTGCTGCAAACCCTGCGCAGCCACGACCAGTACAACACCACCATCTACGGTCTCGATGACCGCTACCGCGGCGTCAAGGGCGGGCGCAGGGTCGTCTTCGTCAACCCGACCGACATCGCCGCGCTGGGCATTCACGACGGCGCCCGCGTCGACCTGGTCTCGGAGTTCACCGGGGCCGACGGCACGATGCAGGAGCGGCACGCCAAAGATTTTCTGGTGGTGCCGTTTTCGACGCCGGTGGGCAACGCCGCCGCGTACTACCCCGAGACCAACCCGCTGGTACCGCTGGATCACACCGCGGCCAAATCGAACACCCCGGTGTCCAAGGCCGTCGTCATTCGGCTGGAACCGGCGGCGGGAACGTCATGGGACGGGTAA
- a CDS encoding DUF732 domain-containing protein has product MKAVTIAFAAVAVAVGLAAPAHADPDTDFTNALHIHGIYGQKDYNAWIAKIACKRLDRGLDPDAYASAEFVSEQLKRDSTTEQAWQFLGLAIPIYCPAKQYVLQQAAGQPVPPPAAPSGPGLPAERVG; this is encoded by the coding sequence ATGAAGGCAGTCACGATAGCGTTTGCCGCTGTTGCTGTGGCGGTGGGTTTGGCCGCGCCGGCGCACGCCGATCCCGATACCGACTTCACCAATGCGCTGCATATTCACGGCATCTACGGGCAGAAGGACTACAACGCCTGGATCGCTAAGATTGCGTGCAAACGGCTGGACCGCGGTCTGGACCCGGACGCGTATGCGTCCGCGGAATTCGTGTCGGAGCAGCTGAAGCGGGACAGCACCACCGAGCAGGCCTGGCAGTTCCTGGGCTTGGCCATTCCGATCTACTGCCCGGCCAAGCAGTACGTTCTGCAGCAGGCTGCGGGCCAACCCGTGCCGCCGCCTGCCGCTCCGTCGGGGCCCGGCCTGCCGGCTGAGCGCGTCGGCTGA
- a CDS encoding DUF5078 domain-containing protein, with amino-acid sequence MLRAAVATMAAGTVLATAPGLATADSTDNYPIPNRILKTTCTVDQYMAAARDTSPVYYERYMIDYNNRPLDVQQGARDRIYWFFSLDYPGRRQYSENTATNVYYEQMATRWGNWAKLFFNNKGVVAHATDVCNEYPVSDPSVWTWMK; translated from the coding sequence ATGCTGCGCGCGGCGGTGGCCACCATGGCCGCCGGTACCGTCCTCGCGACCGCGCCGGGTCTGGCCACGGCCGACTCCACGGACAACTATCCGATCCCGAACCGGATCCTCAAGACGACATGCACGGTCGACCAGTACATGGCGGCGGCGCGCGACACCAGCCCGGTGTACTACGAGCGCTACATGATCGACTACAACAACCGCCCGCTGGACGTTCAGCAGGGCGCGCGGGATCGCATCTACTGGTTCTTCTCGCTCGATTACCCGGGCCGCCGGCAGTATTCGGAGAACACCGCGACCAACGTCTACTACGAGCAGATGGCCACCCGCTGGGGTAACTGGGCGAAGCTGTTCTTCAACAACAAGGGTGTCGTGGCGCACGCGACCGATGTGTGCAACGAGTACCCCGTCAGCGATCCGTCGGTGTGGACCTGGATGAAGTAG
- a CDS encoding RND family transporter — translation MSSPLNDPPTDSFAAVNTTRGRLARLVRTMAVPILLGWVALVVLLNVTVPQLETVGQMRSVSMSPDEAPSVIAMKRVGQVFEEFDSNSSAMIVLESEDQLGYEAHTYYDEIIDKLEADTKHIEHVQDFWGDPLTASGAQSPDGKAAYVQVYTAGNQGEALANESVEAVQDIVASVEAPAGVQAYVTGPAALAADQQIAGDRSMRTIEALTFVVIITMLLLVYRSITTVLLTLVMVVLSLMSARGVVAFLGYHEIIGLSTFATSLLVTLAIALSTDYGIFLTGRYQEARASGEDREQAYYTMFRGTAHVIVGSGMTIAGAMLCLHFTRMPYFQSLGVPLAVGMTVVVFTGLTLGSAIITVASKFGNLLEPKRALRVRGWRKVGAAVVRWPGPILVASIALSLIGLLTLPGYITNYNDRNYLPDDLPANVGYAAADRHFSQARMNPELLLIESDHDLRNSSDFLVIDKIAKSIFRVPGVGRVQAITRPQGTPIEHTSIPFQISMQGVTQKMNEKYQQDMMANMLMQADDMQTTIDNMEEMQAITVQMAETTHSMVTKMKTMTLDIAELRDNISNFDDFFRPIRNYFYWEPHCYNIPVCWSIRSIFDTLDGIDTMTDNIQDLMPDMERLDELMPQMVAIMPSMVETMKNMKTYMLTMYQSQKGLQDQMSAMQENSTAMGKAFDESKNDDSFYLPPETFENPDFKRGMKMFLSPNGHSVRFIISHEGDPMSPEGIKHIDAIKLAAKEAIKGTPLEGSNIYLGGTAATFKDMQEGANYDLMIAGIAAACLIFIIMLLITRAIVAAAVIVGTVIFSLGSAFGISVLIWQHLIGIELHWMVLPMALIVLLAVGADYNLLLVARIKEEIHAGLNTGIIRAMGGSGSVVTSAGLVFAFTMMSMAISELVVIGQVGTTIGMGLLFDTLVIRAFMTPSIAALLGKWFWWPQRVRQRPLPSAWPKPQSEETASV, via the coding sequence ATGAGTTCCCCCCTCAACGATCCGCCCACCGACTCGTTCGCCGCGGTGAACACCACTCGCGGGCGGCTGGCCCGACTGGTCCGCACGATGGCCGTGCCGATCCTCCTCGGCTGGGTCGCCTTGGTCGTCCTGCTCAACGTCACCGTGCCGCAGCTCGAAACGGTCGGGCAGATGCGCTCGGTGTCGATGTCGCCCGACGAGGCGCCGTCGGTGATCGCGATGAAGCGGGTCGGGCAGGTCTTCGAGGAGTTCGACTCCAACAGCTCCGCGATGATCGTGCTCGAGTCCGAGGACCAGCTGGGCTACGAGGCCCACACGTACTACGACGAGATCATCGACAAGCTCGAAGCCGACACCAAGCACATCGAACACGTGCAGGACTTCTGGGGCGACCCGCTGACCGCAAGTGGTGCGCAGAGCCCCGACGGCAAGGCCGCCTACGTGCAGGTCTACACCGCCGGTAACCAGGGTGAGGCGCTGGCCAACGAGTCGGTCGAAGCGGTGCAGGACATCGTCGCCAGCGTCGAGGCCCCGGCCGGCGTGCAGGCCTACGTCACCGGACCGGCCGCGTTGGCTGCCGACCAGCAGATCGCCGGCGACCGCAGCATGCGGACCATCGAGGCATTGACCTTCGTCGTGATCATCACGATGCTGCTGCTGGTCTACCGGTCGATCACCACGGTGTTGCTGACGCTCGTGATGGTCGTGCTGTCGCTGATGTCGGCCCGCGGCGTGGTGGCCTTCCTCGGATATCACGAGATCATCGGGCTCTCCACCTTTGCCACCAGTTTGCTCGTCACGTTGGCGATTGCGTTGTCCACGGACTACGGCATCTTCCTGACCGGTAGATATCAGGAAGCGCGAGCCTCGGGCGAGGACCGAGAACAGGCCTACTACACCATGTTCCGGGGCACCGCCCACGTCATTGTCGGCTCGGGCATGACGATCGCCGGCGCGATGCTCTGCCTGCATTTCACCCGGATGCCGTATTTCCAGAGCCTGGGCGTCCCCCTGGCGGTCGGCATGACCGTGGTGGTCTTCACCGGTCTGACGCTGGGTTCGGCCATCATCACGGTGGCGAGCAAGTTCGGCAATCTATTGGAACCCAAACGCGCGCTGCGGGTTCGGGGTTGGCGCAAGGTCGGTGCCGCGGTGGTCCGCTGGCCCGGCCCCATCCTGGTCGCCTCGATCGCGTTGTCGTTGATCGGCCTGCTGACGCTGCCCGGCTACATCACGAACTACAACGACCGCAATTACCTGCCCGATGACCTGCCGGCCAACGTCGGCTACGCGGCCGCCGACCGGCACTTCTCCCAGGCGCGCATGAACCCCGAGTTGCTGTTGATCGAAAGCGATCACGACCTACGCAACTCGTCGGACTTCCTGGTCATCGACAAGATCGCCAAGAGCATCTTCCGGGTCCCCGGCGTGGGGCGGGTGCAGGCCATCACCCGCCCGCAGGGCACCCCCATCGAGCACACGTCGATCCCGTTCCAGATCTCCATGCAGGGCGTCACGCAGAAGATGAACGAGAAGTACCAGCAGGACATGATGGCCAACATGTTGATGCAGGCCGACGACATGCAGACGACCATCGACAACATGGAGGAGATGCAGGCCATCACCGTCCAGATGGCCGAGACCACCCACAGCATGGTCACCAAGATGAAGACGATGACGTTGGACATCGCCGAATTGCGGGACAACATCTCGAATTTCGACGACTTCTTCCGGCCCATCCGTAACTACTTCTACTGGGAACCGCACTGCTACAACATCCCGGTCTGCTGGTCGATCCGCTCGATCTTCGACACCCTCGACGGCATCGACACCATGACCGACAACATCCAGGACCTCATGCCCGACATGGAGCGCCTGGACGAGTTGATGCCGCAGATGGTGGCGATCATGCCTTCGATGGTCGAGACCATGAAGAACATGAAGACCTACATGCTGACCATGTACCAGAGCCAAAAGGGCCTGCAGGACCAGATGTCAGCCATGCAGGAGAATTCGACCGCCATGGGCAAGGCCTTTGACGAATCGAAGAACGACGACTCGTTCTATCTGCCGCCGGAGACCTTCGAGAACCCGGACTTCAAACGCGGCATGAAGATGTTCCTGTCCCCCAACGGACATTCGGTGCGCTTCATCATCAGCCACGAGGGCGACCCGATGAGCCCCGAGGGCATCAAGCACATCGACGCGATCAAGTTGGCCGCCAAGGAGGCGATCAAGGGCACCCCACTGGAGGGGTCCAATATCTACCTCGGCGGGACCGCCGCGACCTTCAAGGACATGCAGGAGGGCGCGAACTACGACCTGATGATCGCCGGTATCGCCGCCGCGTGCCTGATCTTCATCATCATGTTGCTGATCACGCGGGCCATCGTGGCCGCGGCCGTGATCGTCGGCACCGTGATCTTCTCCCTCGGTAGCGCGTTCGGCATCTCGGTGCTGATCTGGCAGCACCTGATCGGCATCGAGTTGCACTGGATGGTGTTACCGATGGCGCTCATTGTGCTGTTGGCCGTCGGCGCCGACTACAACCTGCTGCTGGTGGCGCGAATCAAGGAAGAGATCCACGCCGGACTCAACACCGGAATCATCCGCGCCATGGGCGGCAGTGGCTCCGTGGTGACCTCCGCCGGCCTGGTGTTCGCCTTCACGATGATGTCGATGGCGATCAGCGAACTCGTCGTGATCGGACAGGTCGGCACCACTATCGGGATGGGCCTGCTGTTCGATACCCTGGTGATCCGCGCGTTCATGACACCGTCGATCGCCGCCCTGCTGGGCAAGTGGTTCTGGTGGCCGCAACGCGTTCGCCAGCGGCCACTTCCGTCAGCGTGGCCCAAGCCGCAGAGCGAGGAGACGGCATCGGTCTGA
- a CDS encoding MmpS family transport accessory protein has product MFSLLKRVWIPLVIVVVLVVGGLTVSRIRTFFGAQSDIGTSTPIEDTEPFDPKVVTYEIWGNGTYADINYLDLDAEPQRVDGASLPWTLRLESTAPSVFPNVVAQGDSSSITCRITVDDEIKDEKTTTGVSAQTFCLVKSA; this is encoded by the coding sequence ATGTTCAGTCTGCTGAAGCGCGTGTGGATCCCACTGGTGATTGTGGTGGTCTTGGTGGTCGGCGGACTGACGGTCTCACGAATCCGAACCTTCTTCGGAGCGCAGAGCGACATCGGCACGTCCACCCCCATCGAGGACACCGAACCCTTCGATCCCAAGGTCGTGACCTATGAGATCTGGGGCAACGGGACCTACGCCGACATCAACTACCTCGACCTCGACGCCGAGCCGCAGCGGGTGGACGGCGCGAGCCTGCCGTGGACGTTGCGACTCGAATCGACCGCACCCTCGGTGTTCCCGAACGTGGTCGCCCAGGGCGACAGCAGTTCGATCACCTGCCGCATCACCGTCGACGACGAAATCAAGGACGAGAAGACCACCACCGGCGTGAGCGCCCAGACCTTCTGCTTGGTGAAATCCGCATGA
- the iolD gene encoding 3D-(3,5/4)-trihydroxycyclohexane-1,2-dione acylhydrolase (decyclizing), translating into MVSTAPKSPEQLADAEDRVRLTVAQATVRFLGNQYVERDGVRQKFFAGCFGIFGHGNVAGIGQALLQDEVESHAAGSAPNLRYVLARNEQAMVHSAVAYARQADRLQTWAVTASVGPGSTNMLTGAALATINRLPVLLLPSDTFATRVSAPVLQELELPGSGDVTVNDAFRPLSRYFDRVSRPEQLPAALLGAMRVLTDPAETGAATVALPQDVQAEAFDWPVSLFAERTWHIGRPLPDRAALLRAADVIRAAAAPLIIAGGGVIYAEATEALAALAARTGIPVGETQAGKGSLTHDHPQSVGAIGSTGTTAANALASEADVVIGIGTRFSDFTTASRTAFNNPGVRFVNINVASLDSVKQGGVSVVADAREALAALNDALGDYTVGEAYRARTAALIADWNDTAAAACAVTDAAPLNQNQVIGLVNALSEPRDVVVCAAGSMPGDLHKLWRTRDRKGYHVEYGYSCMGYEIAGGIGVRMAAPDRDVFVMVGDGSYLMMATELATAVQEGVKIIAVLVQNHGFASIGGLSESLGSQRFGTAYRYRGTDGRLDGDKLPVDLAANAASLGADVIRVTTGAEFAEAVKTAKASERTTVIHVETDPRVSAPDSHSWWDVPVSAVSTLESTQRARARYADWKRVQRPLIRPADG; encoded by the coding sequence GTGGTCTCCACCGCGCCCAAGTCGCCCGAGCAGCTCGCCGACGCCGAAGACCGGGTTCGGCTCACCGTGGCGCAGGCCACCGTGCGGTTCCTGGGCAATCAGTACGTCGAACGCGATGGGGTACGGCAGAAGTTCTTCGCCGGCTGCTTCGGCATCTTCGGCCACGGCAACGTCGCCGGCATCGGGCAGGCGCTGCTGCAGGACGAGGTCGAATCCCACGCGGCGGGTTCGGCGCCGAACCTGCGGTATGTGCTGGCGCGCAACGAGCAGGCGATGGTGCACAGCGCGGTGGCCTACGCGCGGCAGGCCGACCGGCTGCAGACCTGGGCCGTGACCGCGAGCGTGGGGCCCGGTTCGACCAACATGCTCACCGGGGCGGCGCTGGCGACGATCAACCGGTTGCCCGTGCTGTTGCTGCCGTCGGACACCTTCGCCACCCGGGTCAGCGCCCCGGTGCTGCAGGAACTCGAACTCCCGGGCAGCGGCGACGTCACCGTCAACGATGCCTTCCGGCCGCTGTCGCGATACTTCGATCGGGTGTCGCGGCCCGAACAGTTGCCGGCGGCGTTGCTGGGTGCGATGCGGGTCCTCACCGACCCCGCCGAGACCGGAGCCGCGACGGTGGCGCTGCCGCAAGACGTCCAGGCCGAGGCGTTCGACTGGCCGGTGTCGCTGTTCGCCGAGCGCACCTGGCACATCGGGCGCCCGCTGCCGGACCGCGCGGCGTTGCTGCGCGCGGCCGACGTGATCCGAGCGGCGGCGGCGCCGCTGATCATCGCCGGTGGCGGCGTCATTTATGCCGAGGCCACCGAAGCCCTGGCCGCCCTGGCGGCGCGCACCGGCATCCCGGTGGGCGAAACCCAGGCGGGTAAGGGATCGCTGACCCATGACCATCCCCAGTCGGTCGGGGCCATCGGATCCACCGGCACCACCGCGGCCAACGCGCTGGCCAGCGAGGCCGACGTGGTCATCGGGATCGGCACCCGCTTCAGCGATTTCACCACCGCATCGCGGACCGCGTTCAACAACCCGGGAGTCCGATTCGTCAACATCAACGTGGCGTCGTTGGACTCGGTGAAACAAGGTGGGGTCAGTGTGGTCGCCGACGCCCGCGAGGCACTCGCCGCCCTGAACGACGCGCTCGGTGACTACACGGTCGGCGAGGCCTACCGCGCGCGCACCGCCGCGCTGATCGCGGACTGGAACGACACCGCCGCGGCGGCCTGCGCGGTGACCGACGCCGCGCCACTGAATCAGAACCAGGTGATCGGACTGGTCAACGCCCTGTCCGAACCGCGCGACGTGGTGGTGTGCGCCGCCGGTTCGATGCCCGGGGACCTGCACAAGCTGTGGCGCACGCGCGACCGCAAGGGCTATCACGTCGAGTACGGCTATTCGTGCATGGGTTACGAGATCGCCGGGGGTATCGGCGTGCGGATGGCCGCGCCGGACCGCGACGTCTTCGTGATGGTCGGCGACGGCTCGTACTTGATGATGGCCACCGAGTTGGCGACCGCGGTCCAGGAAGGCGTCAAGATCATCGCGGTGCTCGTCCAGAATCACGGATTTGCCTCGATCGGCGGACTGTCGGAGTCGCTGGGCTCGCAGCGCTTCGGCACCGCCTACCGCTACCGCGGCACCGACGGCCGACTCGACGGAGACAAGCTCCCGGTGGACCTCGCGGCCAACGCCGCGAGCCTGGGCGCCGACGTCATCCGGGTCACCACCGGGGCCGAATTTGCCGAGGCCGTCAAGACTGCCAAGGCCAGCGAACGCACCACCGTGATCCACGTGGAGACCGATCCGAGGGTCTCGGCACCCGACAGCCATTCCTGGTGGGATGTCCCGGTCAGCGCGGTCTCGACGCTCGAGTCCACCCAGCGCGCCCGGGCCCGCTACGCGGACTGGAAGCGGGTCCAGCGTCCGCTGATCAGACCCGCCGACGGGTGA
- the iolB gene encoding 5-deoxy-glucuronate isomerase, which translates to MHSKLYIPAGSATESAGPPYLVDITPESAGWAESSLQVVDLSAAQQIDLRTGDTEVMILPLAGGGSVECGREQFELSPRASVFDGPADMVYLGIGQHYTLAGTGRFAVCGARAGTSFPNRRVAAGQVAVELRGAGNCSRQVHNFGTATAFEADSLIACEVITPGGNWSSYPAHKHDENTEFETQLEEIYYFEIADSPAGTPGFGYHRVYGTPERPIEVLEEVRSGDVVLVPHGYHGPSIAAPGHHMYYLNVMAGSGPERAWRICDDPDHTWLRSSWEHQDVDPRLPFTASDTRGG; encoded by the coding sequence GTGCACAGCAAGCTCTACATTCCGGCCGGCAGCGCAACCGAATCCGCCGGTCCGCCCTATCTCGTCGACATCACCCCGGAGTCCGCGGGCTGGGCGGAGTCCAGCCTGCAGGTGGTGGACCTGTCCGCCGCGCAGCAGATCGACTTGCGGACCGGCGACACCGAGGTGATGATCCTGCCGCTGGCCGGCGGCGGCTCGGTCGAATGCGGGCGCGAGCAGTTCGAATTGTCCCCCCGCGCTTCGGTGTTCGACGGCCCGGCCGACATGGTCTACCTCGGCATCGGCCAGCACTACACGCTGGCCGGAACCGGCCGGTTCGCCGTCTGCGGCGCCCGGGCCGGCACGTCGTTTCCCAACCGTCGGGTCGCGGCCGGCCAGGTGGCCGTGGAACTGCGCGGCGCGGGTAACTGCAGCCGCCAGGTACACAATTTCGGCACCGCAACCGCCTTCGAGGCGGATTCGCTGATCGCCTGCGAGGTCATCACGCCCGGCGGGAACTGGTCGAGCTATCCGGCGCACAAGCACGACGAGAACACCGAGTTCGAAACCCAGCTCGAGGAGATCTACTACTTCGAGATCGCCGACAGCCCCGCCGGCACACCGGGATTCGGCTACCACCGGGTGTACGGCACACCCGAGCGTCCGATCGAGGTGCTCGAGGAGGTGCGCTCCGGCGATGTGGTGCTGGTCCCGCACGGCTACCACGGCCCGTCCATCGCCGCACCGGGACACCACATGTACTACCTGAATGTGATGGCCGGTTCCGGACCGGAACGCGCCTGGCGCATCTGCGACGACCCCGACCACACGTGGCTGCGCAGCAGTTGGGAACACCAGGACGTCGATCCTCGACTGCCCTTCACCGCGTCCGACACCCGAGGAGGATGA
- a CDS encoding Cgl0159 family (beta/alpha)8-fold protein has protein sequence MPEGCPAGDYARITELRVNDPAAIARAWQARTTRPVARDDGRLMIVAADHPARGALAVGARSTAMNSRTDLLDRLRAALADPGVDGVLATADILDDLVLLGALDDKVVFSSFNRGGLAGSVFELDDRMTGATAAATAAAKMNGGKMLCRIDLDDPGTVSTMAACAQAVDELAAHGLIAMLEPFISSRVAGKVCNDLRPDAVIKSVHIAQGLGSTSAYTWMKLPVVDEMERVMQSTTLPTLLLGGDPADPDQAFASWEKALALPSVRGLIVGRTLLYPPDDDVSSAVATAVAMVR, from the coding sequence ATGCCTGAGGGCTGCCCGGCCGGCGACTACGCGCGGATCACCGAACTACGCGTCAACGATCCCGCGGCGATCGCACGGGCCTGGCAGGCGCGCACCACCCGCCCCGTGGCACGCGACGACGGCCGGCTGATGATCGTCGCCGCCGACCATCCGGCCCGCGGGGCGCTGGCGGTCGGCGCCCGCTCGACGGCGATGAACAGCCGGACCGACCTGTTGGACCGGTTGCGCGCCGCGCTGGCCGATCCCGGTGTGGACGGTGTGCTGGCCACCGCCGACATTCTCGACGACCTGGTCCTGTTGGGCGCCCTGGACGACAAGGTGGTGTTCTCGTCGTTCAACCGCGGCGGGCTGGCCGGGTCCGTGTTCGAACTCGACGACCGGATGACCGGCGCGACCGCGGCCGCCACCGCGGCGGCCAAGATGAACGGCGGAAAGATGTTGTGCCGCATCGACCTCGACGATCCCGGCACCGTCTCGACCATGGCGGCCTGCGCGCAGGCCGTCGACGAACTCGCCGCGCACGGCCTGATCGCCATGCTCGAACCGTTCATCTCCAGCCGGGTGGCCGGCAAGGTGTGCAACGACCTGCGCCCCGACGCCGTCATCAAGTCCGTGCACATCGCCCAGGGTCTGGGCTCGACGTCGGCCTACACCTGGATGAAGCTGCCCGTCGTCGACGAGATGGAGCGGGTCATGCAGTCCACCACGCTGCCGACACTGCTGCTCGGCGGCGATCCCGCCGACCCGGACCAGGCCTTCGCCAGCTGGGAGAAGGCGCTGGCGCTGCCGTCGGTGCGCGGCCTGATCGTGGGCCGCACCCTGTTGTATCCCCCCGACGACGATGTCAGTTCGGCGGTGGCGACCGCCGTGGCGATGGTGAGGTAG